A window of Bacteroidota bacterium contains these coding sequences:
- a CDS encoding PKD domain-containing protein: protein MKAKIILFAGFFFIQFGILLAQTPISYQGLVLWLRADTGVVMSGNNVTEWDDVSGNLNHGFPNASLPFISSVSAINGKSAVYFNDCRLALTTNPIYNLNDYTILFVAKLNPTQGACYFYDFNAANNHCLSTVAQGIGESGQAVKVPLDSSAYFIYTKQYDTLSTPNTTFFFNTINQNLGYNYPRANFSGSKWIGASPSGDFTKQGYIAEFIIYNRKLNPTELAGVHNYLLGHYSQANVNLGPDLNLNSFCSQTLHAGTGYKKYLWSTGDSIDSITVSAPGTYWVNTINAFDVPSSDTIVISYPSVAQINDTILCAGATFTWNTGLSKADYTFEWQDLSTDSLYIISQPGPHFAKITDAFNCSFYTDTILIEYDNFNTYRSYPSDTVFCSGNSLAPLQFPNSISSYTWNNNSQFPTIQVNQPTGFYTYWVDLIDSLGCPKRDSIIVEINGVAPSPLFTFDSLVCYGDPTHFTDFSFPPSGDTIVSWLWNFDDSTSVSNIDSTQNPTHLYSAAGVYQAKLKITTVAGCSAVLTKEVHINPIPLANFVKTNLNACENNETFFSNTSQTFGSPVLSYTWDFGDPGSGTNNSSSLKNPKHVYSAAGTYQVSLTVLTVFGCSDSINKTIQVIQAPQANFSSAVTCEGYPVAMQDNSFLPFPRTVLNNSWNFNDNSPLIVSSFPNLISAVTHSFLNPVGTHLITYKITDSKGCKDSIAKVVQVVSKPLANFSYTKNCLNGFTEFTDKSMQSTSLGVDSLFSWNWKFDNAGTSSLKNPTYKFTSIGAHTVRLIVRTLQGCADTIVKTVLISPLPIASFSQSATVGDPPLPIDFINTSTEGVIGFSWNFGDGSALSQIENPTHIFTDTGTFVIRLTVTDTSGCTANAVHSLFVKTASVDIAVLAVRTSLDEENYLHVSADIQNQGTRKIYKVDLYNFINGQAPSKEILTDTLEIQESITYNFIGLHRISDSNASNFVCVEAIKPNGVDDYFPWNNEMCISFIDDAFIFANPFPNPVVEELMVPFILPADGQVEIKIYDGLGKVVLDNGKQNFSKGLNQTVLKTNFLPCGVYAVRVFYKDKSEVKRFIKLGNTKN from the coding sequence GTGAAAGCAAAAATCATTCTGTTTGCCGGTTTCTTCTTTATTCAGTTCGGCATCTTGCTCGCGCAAACTCCCATTAGTTATCAAGGTTTGGTTCTTTGGCTCAGGGCCGATACGGGAGTGGTGATGTCTGGCAATAATGTAACTGAATGGGATGATGTGAGTGGAAATTTAAATCATGGATTTCCAAACGCGTCATTGCCATTTATAAGTTCGGTTTCTGCAATTAATGGTAAATCTGCAGTATATTTTAATGATTGTCGTTTAGCATTAACCACCAATCCAATTTATAACCTGAATGATTATACCATATTATTTGTTGCAAAACTAAATCCAACGCAAGGCGCCTGCTATTTCTATGATTTTAACGCTGCAAACAATCACTGCCTTTCTACCGTTGCTCAAGGTATTGGTGAATCTGGCCAAGCTGTAAAAGTTCCTTTAGATTCATCCGCCTACTTCATTTACACAAAACAATACGATACACTTTCAACACCCAACACCACATTTTTTTTTAATACAATAAATCAAAATTTAGGCTACAATTATCCTCGTGCAAATTTCTCAGGTTCCAAATGGATAGGTGCTTCACCCTCAGGCGACTTTACTAAACAGGGTTATATAGCTGAATTTATTATTTATAATCGAAAGTTAAATCCTACTGAACTAGCCGGTGTTCACAATTATCTTTTAGGTCATTATTCCCAAGCAAACGTAAATTTAGGTCCTGATTTAAATTTGAATTCCTTTTGTAGTCAAACACTTCACGCAGGTACCGGGTATAAAAAATACCTCTGGTCTACCGGCGATTCAATTGATTCAATTACGGTTTCTGCGCCGGGCACGTATTGGGTAAATACGATAAATGCATTTGATGTGCCGTCTAGCGATACCATCGTGATAAGTTATCCAAGTGTGGCTCAAATTAACGATACGATCTTATGTGCAGGTGCAACATTTACTTGGAATACCGGTTTGAGTAAAGCTGATTATACCTTTGAATGGCAAGATCTTTCGACCGATTCGCTTTATATCATCTCACAGCCCGGTCCGCATTTTGCAAAAATTACTGATGCTTTTAATTGTTCGTTTTACACGGATACCATTTTAATTGAATACGATAACTTTAATACGTATAGAAGTTACCCGAGTGACACCGTTTTTTGCTCCGGTAATTCTTTAGCGCCCTTGCAATTTCCGAATAGTATAAGCAGTTACACCTGGAACAATAATTCGCAATTTCCCACGATTCAAGTAAATCAACCTACCGGATTTTATACCTATTGGGTAGATTTGATCGATAGTTTAGGCTGCCCAAAAAGAGATAGTATTATAGTTGAGATTAATGGTGTAGCACCTAGTCCGCTTTTTACTTTTGATTCGCTTGTATGCTATGGCGACCCAACACATTTTACTGATTTTTCTTTTCCACCTTCTGGAGATACCATTGTATCGTGGCTTTGGAATTTTGATGATTCTACTTCTGTTAGCAATATAGATAGTACTCAAAACCCTACCCATTTGTATAGTGCAGCCGGCGTGTATCAAGCAAAATTAAAGATTACTACTGTGGCCGGATGTTCTGCTGTTTTAACTAAGGAAGTGCACATTAATCCAATTCCTCTTGCCAATTTTGTGAAAACAAATTTGAATGCATGCGAAAACAATGAAACTTTTTTTTCCAATACCAGTCAAACTTTTGGCAGCCCGGTGCTCAGTTATACCTGGGATTTTGGTGATCCCGGAAGTGGAACTAACAATAGCTCTTCCCTTAAAAATCCAAAGCATGTGTATAGTGCAGCCGGTACTTATCAAGTTTCGTTAACCGTTTTAACTGTATTTGGATGCAGCGATAGTATAAATAAAACCATACAAGTGATTCAAGCACCTCAGGCAAATTTTAGTAGTGCAGTTACCTGTGAAGGCTACCCGGTTGCGATGCAAGACAATTCCTTTTTACCTTTTCCTCGAACGGTATTAAACAATTCTTGGAATTTTAATGACAATAGCCCATTAATAGTATCGTCGTTTCCGAATTTAATATCTGCGGTAACGCATTCCTTTTTAAACCCTGTGGGAACACATTTGATAACGTATAAAATAACTGACAGCAAAGGCTGCAAAGATTCGATTGCTAAAGTAGTTCAAGTAGTTTCCAAGCCACTGGCCAACTTTTCTTACACCAAGAATTGCCTCAATGGATTTACAGAATTTACCGATAAAAGTATGCAAAGCACTAGCCTCGGTGTGGATTCTCTTTTCAGTTGGAATTGGAAGTTCGATAATGCAGGCACTTCATCACTTAAGAACCCCACCTACAAATTTACTAGTATTGGCGCGCATACCGTTCGACTAATTGTTAGAACCTTGCAAGGCTGTGCCGACACAATTGTAAAAACAGTATTAATTAGTCCGCTTCCAATAGCCTCATTTTCCCAATCTGCAACGGTAGGTGATCCACCTTTACCTATTGATTTTATCAATACATCAACCGAAGGTGTAATAGGTTTTAGCTGGAATTTTGGTGATGGCTCAGCACTTAGTCAAATCGAAAATCCAACGCATATTTTTACTGATACCGGTACCTTTGTGATTCGCCTAACGGTTACCGATACAAGTGGTTGCACAGCAAATGCAGTGCATTCACTTTTTGTAAAAACAGCTTCTGTTGATATAGCCGTTTTGGCAGTGCGAACCAGCTTAGATGAAGAAAATTATCTCCACGTAAGTGCGGACATACAGAATCAAGGAACCCGAAAAATCTATAAAGTGGATTTGTATAATTTTATTAACGGACAAGCACCCTCTAAAGAAATTTTAACTGATACCTTGGAAATTCAAGAATCTATTACTTACAATTTTATCGGTTTACATCGCATCAGTGACAGCAATGCATCTAACTTTGTATGTGTGGAAGCCATCAAACCCAACGGTGTAGACGATTATTTTCCTTGGAACAATGAAATGTGTATTTCTTTCATCGACGATGCATTTATTTTCGCAAATCCTTTTCCCAATCCGGTGGTGGAAGAGTTAATGGTACCGTTTATATTACCTGCTGATGGGCAAGTTGAAATTAAAATTTATGATGGCTTAGGTAAAGTGGTGTTGGATAATGGAAAACAAAATTTTAGCAAAGGCTTGAATCAAACCGTGTTAAAAACTAATTTTCTACCCTGTGGAGTGTATGCAGTGCGTGTTTTTTATAAAGATAAATCGGAAGTGAAGCGATTTATTAAATTAGGAAATACTAAAAATTAA
- a CDS encoding T9SS type A sorting domain-containing protein codes for MKLIKFVPFIVALMLLGNVSMSQASIGDTSTVFSHWNYTVVTDPGAGSHPYPSWAVFADTSVKYRKVILHINYKCPPGMACGEWDYLDYVYLRRVGGVNAPSKDIEIARFITPYGNGMTSAWHSEFHMDITDYALFLHDSVEVEYRHDGYETTAKGWLVNMYFEFIEGTPVMEPIKFTQLWNGSMPFGYSGNPIENYLQPDTIVATGNTKTMRMRILQSGHGSDNNGCSEFCSKTRTLYLNGNILGQRSIWRTNCGLTPIYPQGGTWIYSRGNWCPGSWVFPDFYEATVNGGSSNIFDMNMQSYTSTNPSARYAVNAQLIEYGPSTHVNDASIEEVYSPNSMFEYSRMNPICDNAKINIRNNGSAAITSATIKYGIEGMPQSTYNWVGNLAKNKAVDVVLGDVLPTYPSYQTFKAYIATVNGVADEYNYDDTAKTMVNIPPMYDSVMIFVFKTNNQPTQNNYTLKNTAGTTLYSRTTGLTANTTYRDTFRLAPGCYRFTFNDTGNDGLSWWANTAGGSGTAKFSKLTSPNFKVFNPDFGSQIFQAFTVGSNPLSIQKNAAKEVSLDIFPNPTLGPLNMEIQLPIAEDFKLEVYNGMGQKILEKNYVKSDYQMLEFDFSKFESGMYYAKITSNHYTATKEIVVSK; via the coding sequence ATGAAACTAATCAAATTTGTTCCATTCATTGTCGCCTTGATGTTGCTGGGCAATGTTAGTATGTCACAAGCATCTATTGGTGACACCAGTACAGTTTTTTCACATTGGAATTATACTGTTGTTACCGATCCAGGAGCAGGTAGTCATCCTTATCCCAGTTGGGCTGTTTTTGCCGATACCAGTGTAAAATACCGTAAAGTTATCTTACACATCAACTACAAATGCCCTCCCGGAATGGCTTGTGGCGAATGGGACTATTTGGACTATGTGTATTTGCGCAGAGTGGGTGGAGTAAATGCTCCTTCAAAAGATATTGAAATTGCTCGTTTTATTACTCCTTACGGGAATGGAATGACTTCAGCTTGGCATTCTGAATTTCACATGGATATAACTGACTACGCACTATTTTTGCATGATTCAGTTGAAGTGGAATACCGCCACGATGGCTATGAAACAACTGCAAAAGGTTGGTTGGTAAATATGTATTTCGAGTTTATTGAAGGTACACCGGTGATGGAACCAATAAAATTTACACAACTGTGGAATGGCAGCATGCCTTTCGGATATTCCGGTAATCCAATCGAAAATTACCTGCAACCGGATACCATTGTCGCAACCGGCAATACCAAGACCATGCGCATGCGTATATTACAATCGGGGCATGGCTCTGATAATAATGGCTGTTCAGAATTTTGCTCTAAAACACGCACACTCTATTTAAATGGAAACATTTTGGGTCAACGCAGTATTTGGCGCACCAATTGTGGACTAACCCCTATTTATCCCCAGGGTGGCACTTGGATTTATAGCCGCGGAAACTGGTGCCCGGGTTCTTGGGTTTTCCCCGATTTTTATGAGGCAACAGTTAACGGAGGTTCTTCTAATATTTTTGATATGAACATGCAAAGTTATACCAGCACCAACCCTTCCGCTCGCTACGCTGTAAATGCTCAATTAATTGAATATGGTCCTTCAACGCATGTTAATGATGCCTCCATTGAAGAAGTATATTCTCCAAATTCGATGTTTGAATACTCCCGTATGAACCCCATTTGTGACAATGCTAAAATTAATATTCGCAATAACGGAAGTGCTGCCATCACAAGCGCAACCATTAAATATGGAATTGAAGGAATGCCACAAAGCACTTACAATTGGGTAGGAAACCTTGCTAAAAATAAAGCTGTAGATGTTGTTTTGGGCGATGTACTTCCAACTTATCCAAGCTATCAAACATTTAAAGCTTATATTGCCACTGTAAATGGTGTTGCTGATGAATATAACTACGACGATACCGCCAAAACAATGGTCAACATCCCACCAATGTATGACTCAGTAATGATTTTTGTTTTCAAAACGAACAATCAACCTACCCAAAATAACTACACCTTAAAAAATACTGCAGGTACCACACTTTACTCAAGAACTACAGGCTTAACAGCGAATACAACTTATCGCGATACATTTAGACTTGCTCCAGGATGCTACCGCTTTACTTTTAATGATACCGGTAACGACGGTTTAAGCTGGTGGGCAAATACCGCAGGAGGTTCAGGAACGGCAAAATTTTCAAAGTTGACATCTCCTAATTTTAAAGTATTTAATCCCGATTTTGGTAGTCAAATTTTTCAAGCCTTTACTGTTGGAAGTAATCCACTTTCAATTCAGAAGAATGCAGCAAAAGAAGTTTCACTCGATATTTTTCCTAACCCTACTTTAGGCCCATTGAATATGGAAATTCAATTGCCAATTGCAGAGGATTTTAAATTAGAAGTGTATAATGGAATGGGACAAAAAATACTTGAAAAAAATTATGTAAAATCCGATTATCAAATGCTCGAATTTGATTTCAGTAAATTTGAATCAGGCATGTATTACGCTAAAATTACCTCCAATCACTATACTGCCACCAAAGAAATCGTGGTAAGCAAGTAA
- a CDS encoding amino acid permease codes for MNLNTLFRKKSVEQILQKVKEEDEANAHAGLAKHLGVKDLTAFGIAAIIGAGIFSTIGQASADGGPGVIFLFIFTAIACGFAAFAYAEFASMVPVSGSAYTYSYVAFGELTAWIIGWALIMEYGIGNITVAISWSDYFTGLLASGGIHVPAWMTMDYLSASKGYTAAMKELSDGAALNSLSLSLQDAYQAWLSAPTMGGFHFVADIPALGIIIFITWLVYKGIRESRNAANLMVIIKLAVVLLIIAVGVFYVDTNNWHPFTPNGVSGILKGVSAVFFAYIGFDAISTTAEECVNPQRDLPKGMMWAIIICTVLYVAIALVLTGMVKYNELAVGDPLAFVFQKLNLKWLSGIIAVSAVVAMASVLLVFQLGQPRIWMSMSRDGLLPKIFSRIHPKFKTPSFATVVTGFVVAVPALFLNLTMVTNLCSIGTLFAFVLVCAGVLKLQNDPTAPRGKFKTPYLNSKYISGILFFLCLVLSWNYNTDNVKDFLAARKVKSAEEILPLLSSQEVQHLQQKALATYDVKFVCSANLDSAAENLNALKPNQTNAILRLASLPSESIYSSGWNVFKHNIPMWIFIFISILLVYWSFIKNLSLIPVLGLTSCLYMMAEIELENWIGFAIWLLIGLVIYFSFSYNNSNLNTQKSN; via the coding sequence ATGAACCTGAATACTCTTTTCCGAAAAAAATCAGTTGAACAGATTTTACAAAAAGTTAAAGAGGAAGATGAAGCAAATGCACATGCAGGACTTGCAAAGCATTTGGGCGTAAAGGATTTAACCGCTTTTGGTATTGCTGCAATTATTGGCGCCGGTATTTTTAGCACCATTGGTCAAGCAAGTGCCGATGGCGGTCCAGGGGTTATATTTCTTTTTATTTTCACTGCAATCGCTTGTGGTTTTGCGGCATTTGCTTACGCGGAATTTGCTAGCATGGTGCCGGTTTCGGGCAGTGCATATACTTATTCTTATGTAGCTTTTGGAGAACTTACCGCTTGGATTATTGGTTGGGCTTTAATTATGGAATACGGAATTGGGAATATTACCGTGGCTATTTCATGGAGCGATTATTTTACCGGATTGCTTGCCAGTGGCGGAATTCATGTGCCGGCATGGATGACGATGGATTACCTAAGTGCTTCCAAGGGATATACGGCTGCAATGAAAGAGCTTTCAGATGGGGCAGCTTTGAACAGCCTATCACTTTCTTTGCAAGATGCTTATCAAGCTTGGCTAAGCGCTCCGACTATGGGTGGTTTTCATTTTGTGGCTGACATTCCGGCGCTCGGAATCATAATTTTTATTACTTGGTTGGTATATAAAGGAATTCGTGAATCACGCAATGCTGCCAACTTGATGGTAATTATTAAATTGGCTGTTGTACTTTTAATAATTGCAGTAGGCGTTTTTTATGTTGATACGAATAATTGGCATCCCTTCACTCCCAATGGTGTAAGTGGAATTCTAAAAGGTGTATCAGCAGTGTTTTTTGCTTATATAGGTTTTGATGCCATCAGCACCACCGCCGAAGAATGTGTGAACCCACAGCGCGATTTGCCCAAAGGCATGATGTGGGCAATTATTATTTGTACCGTTTTATATGTCGCCATCGCTTTAGTACTTACCGGGATGGTAAAATACAATGAATTGGCCGTGGGTGATCCATTGGCATTTGTGTTTCAAAAATTAAATTTAAAATGGTTGAGTGGAATTATTGCGGTGAGCGCAGTAGTTGCAATGGCAAGTGTATTGCTCGTATTTCAATTAGGTCAACCACGCATCTGGATGAGCATGAGCCGCGATGGTTTATTACCTAAAATTTTTTCACGCATACATCCCAAATTTAAAACTCCTTCCTTTGCTACTGTTGTAACCGGCTTTGTAGTTGCTGTACCTGCATTATTTTTGAATTTAACTATGGTAACGAATTTATGCAGTATTGGAACGCTTTTCGCATTTGTACTGGTATGTGCCGGTGTTTTAAAATTACAGAACGACCCAACAGCCCCACGTGGAAAATTTAAAACCCCCTATCTCAATTCAAAATACATTTCGGGTATTCTGTTTTTTCTTTGTTTAGTTTTATCATGGAACTATAATACCGATAATGTTAAAGATTTTTTAGCCGCCCGAAAAGTTAAATCTGCCGAAGAAATTCTTCCACTTTTAAGTTCTCAGGAAGTGCAACATTTGCAACAAAAAGCGCTCGCAACTTATGATGTAAAATTTGTGTGCAGTGCAAATCTAGATTCAGCTGCCGAAAATCTAAATGCCTTAAAACCAAATCAAACTAACGCAATTCTACGATTGGCATCACTTCCTTCCGAATCAATATACAGCAGTGGTTGGAATGTGTTTAAACACAACATTCCCATGTGGATTTTTATTTTTATTTCGATCTTGTTGGTGTATTGGAGCTTTATCAAAAACCTATCTTTAATACCGGTACTGGGCTTGACAAGTTGCTTATACATGATGGCCGAAATTGAATTAGAGAATTGGATAGGTTTCGCAATTTGGTTGTTAATTGGCTTAGTCATCTATTTTTCGTTCAGCTACAATAACAGCAACTTGAATACTCAAAAATCAAACTAA
- the acpS gene encoding holo-ACP synthase: MIFGIGTDIIEVERVLKLIEKGELAKRRVFSEKEIAYCETKKNKGENYAARYAAKEAFFKAFGTGWRGKMSFNEVEIVNNRLGKPDIKLLGETLQTVNKKKISKIHVSLTHLKDIVNAVVILEKD, encoded by the coding sequence ATGATTTTCGGAATTGGTACAGATATTATAGAAGTGGAGCGCGTACTTAAACTCATTGAAAAAGGAGAACTTGCGAAGCGAAGAGTTTTCAGCGAAAAGGAAATTGCCTATTGCGAAACCAAAAAAAACAAGGGTGAAAATTATGCTGCGCGTTATGCTGCAAAGGAAGCGTTTTTTAAGGCTTTTGGCACAGGATGGCGCGGCAAGATGTCGTTTAATGAAGTGGAGATTGTGAACAATCGTTTGGGTAAACCCGATATAAAATTATTAGGAGAAACGCTGCAAACCGTGAATAAAAAGAAAATTTCAAAAATTCATGTTTCGCTCACCCATTTAAAGGACATTGTGAACGCAGTAGTTATTTTAGAAAAAGATTAA
- a CDS encoding bifunctional 5,10-methylene-tetrahydrofolate dehydrogenase/5,10-methylene-tetrahydrofolate cyclohydrolase (catalyzes the formation of 5,10-methenyltetrahydrofolate from 5,10-methylenetetrahydrofolate and subsequent formation of 10-formyltetrahydrofolate from 5,10-methenyltetrahydrofolate) yields the protein MILLDGKATSLAIQEEIKIEVSRLKESGEKIPHLAAIIVGNDGASETYVGSKVKTCEKIGFESSLLRLPLEITEQELLDKITELNLNSKVDGFIVQLPLPKHINEHKIIEAISPEKDVDGFHPSNIGKMVLNLPTYIPATPFGIMELLRRYKIETEGKNCVVIGRSHIVGSPMSILMARNTNPGNCTVTLTHSKTKNLKEICTQADILIVALGKAEFLTADYVKPGAVVIDVGITRVEAKETKSGYKILGDVKFDEVAARCSFITPVPGGVGPMTIASLLQNTLLAAKGKRN from the coding sequence ATGATTTTATTAGACGGAAAGGCTACTTCACTTGCCATACAGGAAGAAATTAAAATAGAAGTAAGCCGTTTGAAGGAAAGTGGCGAAAAAATTCCACACCTCGCTGCGATTATTGTTGGCAACGACGGAGCCAGCGAAACGTATGTGGGCAGCAAAGTTAAAACTTGCGAGAAAATTGGTTTTGAATCATCGCTTTTGCGCTTACCGCTTGAGATAACAGAACAGGAACTGCTGGATAAAATTACTGAACTAAACCTCAATTCAAAGGTAGATGGATTTATTGTTCAGTTGCCTTTGCCCAAACACATTAACGAGCACAAAATTATTGAAGCCATTTCCCCCGAAAAGGATGTGGATGGATTTCATCCGAGCAATATTGGTAAAATGGTATTGAATTTACCCACCTATATTCCCGCCACACCATTCGGAATAATGGAACTTTTGAGACGCTATAAAATTGAAACGGAAGGAAAAAATTGTGTGGTAATCGGGCGCAGTCATATAGTGGGTTCGCCCATGAGTATATTGATGGCACGTAATACAAATCCCGGCAATTGTACGGTAACACTAACACACAGTAAAACAAAAAACTTGAAGGAAATATGCACTCAGGCCGATATTTTAATTGTTGCCTTAGGTAAAGCTGAATTTTTAACTGCTGATTATGTGAAACCTGGGGCTGTTGTAATCGATGTGGGTATTACACGAGTAGAAGCGAAAGAAACAAAATCAGGTTATAAAATTTTGGGCGATGTAAAGTTTGATGAGGTAGCAGCAAGGTGCTCCTTCATTACTCCGGTTCCAGGTGGAGTAGGACCCATGACGATAGCATCGTTGCTGCAGAATACGCTTCTCGCTGCCAAAGGAAAAAGAAATTAA